One Gloeobacter morelensis MG652769 DNA window includes the following coding sequences:
- a CDS encoding phosphoketolase, protein MVVAKIEKTGTLSAEQLQKMHAYWRAANYLSVGQIYLMDNPLLREPLKLEHVKPRLLGHWGTTPGLNFIYVHLNRVIQDQDLDMIYIAGPGHGGPGLVANTYLEGTYSEYYPNISEDTEGMKRLFKQFSFPGGIPSHVAPETPGSIHEGGELGYAVSHAYGAVFDNPDLIVACVVGDGEAETGPLATSWHSNKFLNPVRDGAVLPILHLNGYKIANPTVLARISHEELEKLFEGYGYKPYFVEGSEYEPTHQLMAATLDTCIAEIKAIQHEARTGGATARPRWPMIVLRTPKGWTGPREVDGKKTEDFWRSHQVPFSEMAGKPEHVQLLETWMRSYQPEELFDKNGTFLGELKALAPKGHRRMGDNPHANGGILLKDLKMPDFRSYAVDVAKPGTTFAEATKVMGIFLRDVMKANLEQRNFRIVGPDETASNRWGALFEITDRTWMDEIYPYDDHLSQDGRVMEILSEHTCQGWLEGYLLTGRHGFFSCYEAFIHLVDSMFNQHAKWLKTTRHIPWRRPIASLNYLLTSHVWRQDHNGFSHQDPGFIDHVVNKRAEVIRVYLPPDANTLLSVTDHCLRSRHYVNVVVAGKQPALQYLDMDAAIKHCTKGIGIWDWASNDQGVEPDVVMACCGDIPTLETLAAVDILRQNFPDLKIRVINVVNLMKLQPESEHPHGLSDKDFDSIFTPDKPVVFAFHGYPWLIHRLTYRRNNHNNIHVRGYKEEGTTTTPFDMVVMNDLDRFNLADDVIDRVPRLRYTAAHVKQMLHDKLIEHKQYIHEHGDDMPEIRDWRWPY, encoded by the coding sequence ATGGTAGTAGCCAAGATTGAAAAAACCGGCACCCTGAGCGCAGAGCAGTTGCAAAAGATGCACGCCTATTGGCGGGCGGCCAACTATCTGTCGGTGGGCCAGATTTATCTGATGGACAATCCCCTGTTGCGCGAGCCGCTCAAACTCGAGCACGTCAAACCGCGGCTTTTGGGGCACTGGGGTACCACTCCCGGGCTGAATTTCATTTATGTCCACCTCAACCGCGTGATCCAGGACCAGGATCTCGACATGATCTACATCGCCGGACCGGGGCACGGCGGACCCGGTTTGGTGGCAAACACTTATCTCGAAGGCACCTACAGCGAGTACTACCCGAACATCTCCGAGGACACCGAGGGGATGAAGCGCCTCTTCAAGCAGTTCTCCTTTCCCGGCGGCATCCCGAGCCACGTCGCCCCGGAGACCCCCGGTTCGATCCACGAAGGGGGCGAATTGGGTTACGCGGTCTCCCACGCCTACGGCGCCGTCTTCGACAATCCCGATCTCATCGTTGCCTGCGTGGTGGGGGACGGCGAAGCCGAGACCGGTCCGCTCGCCACCTCCTGGCACTCCAATAAATTTCTCAATCCCGTGCGCGACGGGGCGGTATTGCCGATTTTGCACCTCAACGGCTACAAGATTGCCAACCCGACGGTGCTCGCGCGCATCAGCCACGAGGAACTGGAGAAGCTCTTTGAAGGCTACGGCTACAAGCCTTACTTCGTCGAAGGCTCCGAGTACGAGCCGACCCACCAGTTGATGGCAGCGACACTCGATACCTGCATCGCCGAGATCAAGGCCATCCAGCACGAGGCGCGTACCGGCGGCGCGACCGCCCGTCCCCGGTGGCCGATGATCGTCCTGCGCACCCCCAAGGGCTGGACCGGCCCCAGGGAAGTGGACGGCAAGAAGACCGAGGATTTTTGGCGCTCGCATCAGGTGCCTTTTTCGGAGATGGCGGGCAAGCCCGAGCACGTGCAGTTGCTCGAGACCTGGATGCGCAGCTACCAGCCGGAGGAGTTGTTCGACAAGAACGGTACCTTTTTAGGCGAGCTCAAGGCCCTGGCCCCCAAGGGGCACCGGCGCATGGGGGACAATCCCCACGCCAACGGCGGCATCCTGCTCAAAGATCTGAAGATGCCCGATTTTCGTTCCTACGCGGTGGATGTGGCCAAACCCGGCACCACCTTCGCAGAAGCGACCAAGGTGATGGGCATCTTTTTGCGCGACGTCATGAAGGCGAACCTCGAACAGCGCAACTTCCGGATCGTTGGCCCCGACGAAACGGCCTCCAATCGCTGGGGAGCGCTTTTTGAGATCACCGACCGCACCTGGATGGATGAAATCTACCCCTACGACGATCATCTCTCGCAGGACGGCCGGGTGATGGAAATACTTAGCGAGCACACCTGCCAGGGCTGGCTGGAGGGGTACCTGCTCACCGGCCGGCACGGATTTTTCTCGTGCTACGAGGCGTTTATTCACCTGGTCGATTCGATGTTCAACCAGCACGCCAAGTGGTTGAAGACCACCCGCCACATTCCCTGGCGCCGTCCGATCGCTTCGCTCAATTACTTGCTCACCTCCCACGTCTGGCGGCAGGACCACAACGGCTTTTCGCACCAGGATCCGGGCTTTATCGACCACGTGGTCAACAAAAGAGCGGAGGTCATCCGGGTGTACTTGCCGCCGGATGCCAATACGCTTTTATCTGTCACAGATCATTGCCTGAGAAGCCGCCACTATGTGAACGTTGTCGTGGCGGGCAAACAGCCCGCTTTGCAGTACCTCGACATGGACGCGGCCATCAAGCACTGCACCAAGGGCATCGGCATCTGGGACTGGGCGAGCAACGACCAGGGCGTCGAGCCGGACGTGGTGATGGCCTGCTGCGGCGACATCCCCACCCTGGAGACGCTCGCGGCGGTGGACATCCTGCGCCAGAACTTCCCGGATCTGAAGATCCGGGTGATCAACGTCGTCAACTTGATGAAGCTGCAGCCGGAAAGCGAGCACCCCCACGGCCTGTCGGACAAAGATTTCGATTCGATCTTTACCCCCGACAAGCCGGTGGTGTTTGCCTTCCACGGCTATCCCTGGCTCATCCACCGACTCACCTACCGGCGCAACAACCACAACAACATCCACGTGCGCGGCTACAAAGAAGAGGGCACCACCACCACGCCCTTCGACATGGTGGTGATGAACGACCTCGACCGCTTCAACCTGGCGGACGACGTGATCGACCGGGTGCCCCGGCTGCGCTACACCGCCGCCCACGTCAAGCAGATGCTCCACGACAAGCTCATCGAGCACAAGCAGTACATCCACGAGCATGGCGACGACATGCCCGAGATCCGCGACTGGCGCTGGCCGTACTAG
- a CDS encoding glycogen/starch/alpha-glucan phosphorylase — translation MAKDKSDKKTAAAAAAAEPVQIEDDRTGLSVETLKRAFADNLFYIQGKNADIATLNDYYMALAYTVRDRLLHRWLGTIKAQLKPKVKVVYYLSAEFLMGPHLGNNLINLGIYDQVRQAIQESGLNLDELIAQEEEPGLGNGGLGRLAACYLDSLAALEIPAIGYGLRYEFGIFDQEIRDGWQVEITDKWLRYGNPWEIARPEATVEVKLGGHTEAFVDGAGRYRVRWIPGRTIVGVPYDTPVLGFKNNTANTLRLWKAEAPESFDFQAFNLGDYYGAVNAKMYSENISKVLYPNDEPMQGRELRLEQQFFFVSCSLQDIIRRHLYVGGKLENLDKNAAIQLNDTHPSIGIAELMRLLVDEHNVDWDTAWQITQDTFAYTNHTLLPEALERWPLSLFGSLLPRHLEIIFEINRRFLQEVSAKFPGDTGRLARLSLIQEGPEKFVRMAHLASAGSHAINGVAALHSELLKRDVLRDFYELSPEKFSNKTNGVTPRRWIMLSNPELAFLISESIGDGWIKNLGELRELERFANDKEFQSRWRQIKLNNKTNLTEYIRKRTGLVVDPHSLFDIQVKRIHEYKRQHLNVLYIITLYNRLKQNPELEITPRTFIFGGKAAPGYFMAKLIIKLINSVAAVVNSDPDVRGRLKVVFLPDYNVTFGQRVYPAAELSEQISTAGKEASGTGNMKFSMNGALTIGTLDGANVEIREEAGEENFFLFGLTTEEVYALKARGYNPWDYYNGNPALRQVIDQLASGVFSPGEAHLFEPLVDHLIHRDEYLLLADYQSYVECQDRVGEAYRDQEHWTRMSILNSARMGKFSSDRAIREYCEDIWGAVAVDVALEEYVQATAGLAVKPQPVAAT, via the coding sequence ATGGCAAAAGATAAGTCGGACAAAAAGACCGCGGCTGCAGCGGCAGCGGCAGAGCCAGTCCAGATCGAGGACGACCGCACCGGCTTGAGTGTCGAGACGCTCAAGCGCGCCTTTGCCGACAATTTGTTTTATATCCAGGGCAAAAATGCCGACATCGCGACGCTGAACGATTACTATATGGCCCTCGCCTATACCGTGCGCGACCGGTTGTTGCACCGCTGGCTGGGCACGATCAAAGCCCAACTCAAACCCAAAGTTAAAGTCGTCTATTATTTGTCGGCCGAATTTTTGATGGGGCCGCATCTGGGCAACAACCTGATCAACCTCGGGATCTATGACCAGGTGCGCCAGGCAATCCAAGAATCGGGTCTCAATCTAGACGAACTGATTGCCCAGGAGGAAGAACCCGGACTGGGCAACGGCGGCCTTGGGCGGCTTGCGGCCTGCTATCTCGACTCGCTGGCGGCCCTTGAGATTCCGGCTATCGGCTACGGTTTGCGCTACGAATTCGGCATTTTCGATCAAGAAATCCGAGACGGCTGGCAGGTAGAAATCACCGACAAGTGGCTGCGCTACGGCAATCCTTGGGAAATCGCCCGGCCGGAGGCGACCGTCGAAGTCAAGCTCGGCGGTCACACCGAGGCTTTCGTGGACGGAGCCGGCCGCTACCGGGTGCGCTGGATTCCGGGCCGGACCATCGTGGGCGTCCCCTACGATACGCCGGTCCTCGGATTTAAGAACAACACCGCCAACACCCTGCGCCTCTGGAAGGCGGAAGCGCCCGAATCTTTTGATTTTCAGGCGTTCAACCTCGGCGATTACTACGGTGCGGTCAACGCCAAGATGTACTCCGAGAACATCTCCAAGGTGCTCTACCCCAACGACGAGCCGATGCAGGGGCGGGAGTTGCGCCTGGAGCAGCAGTTTTTCTTTGTTTCCTGCTCGCTGCAGGACATTATCCGCCGACACCTCTACGTGGGCGGCAAACTCGAAAACCTGGACAAAAATGCTGCCATCCAGCTCAACGACACCCACCCGTCGATCGGTATCGCCGAGTTGATGCGGCTATTGGTCGACGAGCACAACGTCGACTGGGATACGGCCTGGCAGATTACCCAAGATACGTTTGCCTACACCAACCACACCTTGCTGCCGGAGGCGCTGGAGCGCTGGCCGTTGAGTTTGTTCGGCAGCCTGCTGCCGCGCCACCTGGAAATTATCTTCGAGATCAACCGGCGATTTCTGCAGGAGGTCAGCGCGAAGTTCCCGGGCGATACCGGCCGCCTTGCGCGCCTGTCGCTCATTCAGGAGGGACCGGAAAAATTCGTGCGCATGGCGCATCTGGCGAGCGCCGGCAGCCACGCCATCAACGGCGTGGCCGCCCTGCACAGCGAGTTACTCAAGCGCGATGTGCTGCGCGATTTTTATGAACTGTCGCCCGAAAAATTTTCCAACAAAACCAACGGCGTCACGCCGCGCCGCTGGATCATGCTGAGCAATCCGGAGCTGGCCTTTTTAATCAGCGAGAGCATCGGCGACGGCTGGATCAAAAATCTGGGTGAGCTGCGCGAACTGGAGCGCTTCGCCAACGACAAAGAGTTTCAATCGCGCTGGCGGCAAATCAAGCTCAACAACAAAACGAACCTCACCGAATACATCCGCAAGCGCACCGGACTGGTGGTCGATCCCCACTCGCTGTTCGACATCCAGGTCAAGCGCATCCACGAGTACAAGCGCCAACACCTGAACGTGCTGTACATCATCACCCTGTACAATCGCCTCAAGCAGAATCCCGAGCTTGAAATTACCCCCCGCACGTTCATCTTCGGCGGCAAGGCGGCGCCGGGCTATTTCATGGCCAAACTGATCATCAAATTGATCAACTCGGTGGCCGCTGTCGTCAACAGCGACCCCGACGTGCGCGGCCGGCTCAAAGTCGTCTTCTTGCCCGACTACAACGTCACCTTCGGCCAGCGGGTCTACCCGGCTGCCGAGCTTTCCGAGCAAATCTCCACCGCCGGCAAAGAAGCCTCCGGTACGGGCAACATGAAGTTCTCCATGAACGGTGCGCTCACCATCGGCACCCTGGATGGCGCCAATGTCGAGATTCGCGAGGAAGCCGGGGAAGAAAACTTCTTCCTGTTCGGCCTCACCACCGAGGAGGTCTACGCCCTCAAAGCGCGCGGCTACAACCCCTGGGATTACTACAACGGCAATCCCGCCCTGCGCCAGGTGATCGATCAGCTCGCCTCGGGCGTTTTTTCTCCAGGCGAAGCGCACCTGTTCGAACCGTTGGTGGATCACCTCATCCATCGCGACGAGTACCTGTTGCTCGCCGATTACCAGTCCTACGTCGAATGCCAGGACCGGGTGGGCGAAGCCTACCGGGATCAGGAGCACTGGACGCGCATGTCGATTCTCAATTCTGCCCGCATGGGCAAGTTCTCCTCGGACCGGGCGATTCGCGAGTACTGCGAGGACATCTGGGGTGCGGTTGCGGTGGATGTGGCCCTGGAGGAGTACGTCCAGGCGACCGCCGGCCTCGCGGTCAAACCGCAGCCGGTGGCAGCCACTTAA
- a CDS encoding histidine phosphatase family protein, translated as MSLRVHFLRHGETIYSRTGGYCGELDPELTAEGELMAAAFAAAHRSTPWDALYVSPMRRTVATARPLCEALGLEMQLRDGLKEIRYGAWEGKTSDDVKAHYADDYVRWLTEPAWNPPTGGETSVAIASRAMPVIAEIESKYAEGNVLVVSHKATIRIMLCSLLGIDLGRYRDRINILAASLSTVKFDVHGPLLESLNDRAHLGQELRTLPGT; from the coding sequence ATGAGCCTGCGGGTCCATTTTCTGCGCCACGGCGAGACGATCTACAGCCGCACCGGCGGCTACTGCGGCGAACTCGACCCCGAGTTGACCGCCGAGGGTGAGCTGATGGCGGCGGCGTTTGCCGCCGCCCACCGCTCCACCCCCTGGGATGCGCTCTACGTCAGTCCGATGCGGCGCACCGTGGCGACGGCCAGGCCCCTGTGCGAAGCCCTGGGATTGGAGATGCAGTTGCGCGACGGCCTCAAAGAGATCCGCTACGGCGCGTGGGAGGGCAAGACCAGCGACGATGTCAAAGCGCACTACGCCGACGATTATGTGCGCTGGCTGACCGAACCCGCCTGGAACCCGCCCACCGGCGGCGAGACCTCGGTGGCGATCGCCAGTCGCGCCATGCCGGTGATCGCCGAGATCGAATCGAAGTATGCGGAGGGCAACGTGCTCGTGGTCTCGCACAAGGCGACCATTCGCATTATGCTCTGCTCGCTTTTGGGCATCGACCTCGGCCGCTACCGCGACCGTATCAACATCCTGGCGGCCTCGCTGAGTACGGTCAAATTCGACGTGCACGGACCGCTTTTAGAATCACTCAACGACCGCGCCCACCTCGGTCAGGAGTTGCGCACCCTACCGGGAACTTGA
- a CDS encoding acetate kinase: protein MKVLVLNAGSSSQKSCLYDLPEDRLPEAPPKPLWEAQIDWPHGTDGAYLKVKSAHLKLEVTLFGASRSEDTARMLETLSSGETQVIAHPGQIDIVGHRVVHGGETYRDSTRITPAVKAAIARLAHFAPVHNPANLAGIEALEAVLGPEVPQIAVFDTAFHSRLPTAAYVYPGPYAWLEAGIRRYGFHGISHRYCAERAAQLLGRDLEQLRLITCHLGNGCSLAAVQAGFSIDTTMGFTPLEGLMMGSRSGSVDPGILIHLLRQGDCSVDKLDHLLNQASGLEGISGISNDLRLIFEAIEAGHARARLALDIYLHRLRAGIGAMAANLGGLDALVFTAGVGENAAPVRAGACEGLEFLGIAIDHHKNNDRPKDTDIATAAAAVRVLVIHTQEDWAIARECWQHLRR, encoded by the coding sequence GTGAAAGTACTCGTTCTCAACGCCGGTTCGAGCAGCCAGAAAAGCTGCCTGTACGATCTGCCCGAGGACAGGCTGCCTGAGGCTCCCCCCAAACCTTTGTGGGAAGCGCAGATCGACTGGCCCCACGGGACGGATGGAGCCTATTTGAAGGTCAAATCCGCTCACCTGAAGCTGGAGGTGACGCTCTTTGGCGCCTCGCGCTCCGAAGATACCGCCCGGATGCTCGAAACGCTCTCCAGTGGAGAGACCCAGGTGATTGCCCACCCAGGGCAAATCGACATTGTCGGCCATCGGGTCGTCCACGGCGGCGAAACGTACCGCGACAGCACCCGGATCACCCCCGCGGTGAAAGCGGCTATCGCCCGGCTGGCCCACTTTGCCCCGGTGCATAACCCGGCGAACCTGGCCGGTATCGAAGCGCTCGAAGCCGTCCTCGGCCCGGAAGTTCCCCAAATCGCTGTCTTCGACACGGCCTTCCACAGCCGCCTGCCCACCGCCGCCTACGTCTACCCCGGACCGTACGCCTGGCTGGAGGCGGGCATCCGCCGCTACGGCTTCCACGGCATCAGCCACCGCTACTGCGCCGAGCGCGCCGCTCAACTCCTTGGTCGCGATCTGGAGCAGCTGCGCTTGATTACCTGCCATCTGGGCAACGGCTGTTCGCTCGCCGCCGTGCAAGCAGGCTTCAGCATCGATACGACGATGGGATTTACGCCTTTAGAAGGGCTGATGATGGGCAGCCGCTCGGGCTCCGTCGACCCCGGCATCTTGATCCATCTGCTGCGCCAGGGCGATTGCAGCGTGGACAAGCTCGATCACCTGCTCAATCAGGCTTCCGGCCTGGAGGGCATCTCCGGCATCTCCAACGACCTGCGCCTCATCTTCGAAGCGATCGAAGCAGGCCACGCGAGAGCCAGACTGGCTCTCGACATCTACCTGCACCGCCTGCGCGCCGGCATCGGGGCGATGGCGGCGAATCTGGGCGGCCTTGACGCTTTGGTCTTTACGGCCGGTGTCGGCGAAAACGCCGCCCCGGTGCGCGCCGGTGCCTGCGAAGGCCTGGAATTTTTAGGCATCGCCATCGATCATCACAAAAACAACGACCGCCCAAAAGATACGGATATTGCCACCGCCGCTGCGGCGGTGCGGGTGCTGGTCATCCATACTCAGGAGGACTGGGCGATTGCCCGCGAATGCTGGCAGCATCTGCGCCGTTGA
- a CDS encoding LysR family transcriptional regulator: protein MKHATLHQLQVFQVVARHRSFTRAAEELFLTQPTVSMQIKQLTRAVGMPLFEQIGKRLFLTDAGRELLATCEEIFTRLAQFEMTVSDMQGLKKGQLRLAVVTTAKYFAPRLLGPFCQRYPEIDISLEVANRGRVLERLAENLDDFYIVGQVPEDLNVEMHPFLDDKLVVIAPYRHPLALQRNIPVSRLVQEPFLMREPGSGTRMVVQQFFEERRVTPRVKMELGSSEAIKQAVIGGLGIAVLSHHALASEGALHHLAILNAEGFPIRRHWHVVYPAGKRLSVVARTFLQYLIEEGREVAERTSIEMTSLLERPA, encoded by the coding sequence TTGAAGCACGCTACATTGCACCAGCTGCAGGTGTTTCAGGTGGTTGCGCGCCACCGCAGCTTCACGCGCGCCGCGGAGGAGTTGTTCCTCACCCAGCCGACTGTCTCGATGCAGATCAAGCAGCTGACCCGGGCGGTTGGGATGCCGCTGTTCGAGCAGATCGGCAAGCGGTTGTTTTTGACGGATGCGGGCCGGGAGCTGCTCGCCACCTGCGAAGAGATCTTCACCCGTCTAGCCCAGTTCGAGATGACCGTCTCCGACATGCAGGGGCTCAAAAAAGGGCAATTGCGCCTTGCGGTGGTGACAACGGCCAAGTACTTTGCACCCCGCCTTTTGGGGCCGTTTTGCCAGCGCTATCCGGAGATCGACATTTCGCTGGAGGTCGCCAACCGCGGCCGGGTGCTCGAACGGTTGGCGGAGAATCTCGATGATTTTTATATCGTCGGCCAGGTGCCTGAAGATCTCAACGTCGAGATGCATCCGTTTCTCGACGACAAACTGGTAGTGATTGCGCCCTACCGCCATCCGCTGGCGCTGCAGCGCAATATTCCTGTGAGCCGTCTGGTGCAAGAACCCTTTTTGATGCGCGAACCCGGCTCGGGCACGCGTATGGTGGTGCAGCAATTTTTTGAAGAGCGCCGGGTCACCCCACGCGTCAAGATGGAACTGGGCAGTTCCGAAGCGATTAAGCAGGCGGTCATCGGCGGATTGGGCATCGCGGTGCTCTCCCACCACGCCCTGGCAAGCGAAGGGGCGTTGCACCATCTGGCCATCCTCAACGCCGAAGGCTTTCCGATCCGCCGCCACTGGCATGTCGTCTATCCGGCGGGCAAGCGCCTCTCGGTGGTCGCCCGCACCTTCTTGCAGTACCTCATCGAAGAGGGCCGCGAGGTGGCCGAGCGCACCAGCATCGAGATGACCAGCCTGCTGGAACGGCCCGCCTGA
- a CDS encoding NAD(P)H-quinone oxidoreductase subunit F, producing MDLAIVQSAWWIPLYNLAGAVLAMPWSPGIIRKTGPRPAGYLNLVATLFALTHCLLLLREVWGEGPVAMSFTWLEVPGLTLTLPLEISAVTVTAAAVVAGLGLLAQLYAIAYMEMDWGWARLFSLLGLFQAGMSALVLCNSLFFSYFILEILTLGTYLLVGFWFNQPLVVTGARDAFLTKRVGDLFMLMGVLALWPLAGTWDFSQLARWAATTPPDPTIATLLGLALIAGPIGKCAQFPLHLWLDEAMEGPLPSTILRNSVVVATGAWVLVKMYPLVALSPVTVAVLIAIGSITALGGSLVALAQIDVKRVLSYLVSAYLGLVLIAVAVGQLSTALLLLLAHALAMALLVMSVGSVVWNNISQDLSQLGGLWSRRPITALCYLTGCFGLVAALPLGGLWAQLEMVEGLWNAQPLLAVLVVVVNALAGFALGRVFGLIFLGKPAQMTVRSPEAPWPIVVPMTVLAGLVVHFPIVLATIGLLPGTAANPLAVPALVALVVPGLAGVVLGARLRPVELPIRPVQDWLANDFYTAVAYKNTIVFVIGLISQFVSLFDRYVVDGLVNLVGQLSFLGGEGIKYSTTGQTQFYLLTIILGVVLLGMLMI from the coding sequence ATGGATCTCGCTATTGTTCAATCTGCCTGGTGGATTCCCCTGTACAATCTGGCCGGCGCCGTGTTGGCCATGCCCTGGTCCCCGGGGATCATCCGCAAGACCGGACCGCGCCCGGCCGGTTACCTCAATTTGGTTGCGACGCTGTTTGCCCTGACCCATTGCCTGCTGTTGCTGCGGGAGGTCTGGGGTGAGGGGCCGGTGGCGATGAGCTTTACCTGGTTGGAGGTGCCGGGCCTGACCCTGACGCTGCCGCTGGAAATTTCGGCGGTGACGGTGACAGCGGCGGCGGTGGTGGCCGGGTTGGGCTTGCTTGCCCAGTTGTACGCTATCGCCTATATGGAGATGGACTGGGGATGGGCCAGGCTCTTTTCGCTGTTGGGCCTGTTCCAGGCGGGCATGAGCGCGCTGGTGCTGTGCAACTCGCTGTTTTTCAGCTATTTTATTCTCGAAATTCTCACCCTGGGCACCTATTTGCTGGTCGGGTTCTGGTTCAACCAGCCGCTGGTGGTTACCGGGGCGCGCGACGCCTTTTTGACCAAGCGCGTCGGCGACTTGTTTATGTTGATGGGCGTGCTTGCCCTCTGGCCGCTGGCGGGGACCTGGGACTTCTCGCAACTGGCGCGCTGGGCCGCGACCACTCCTCCGGATCCGACCATTGCCACGTTGTTGGGACTGGCGCTGATCGCCGGTCCGATCGGCAAGTGCGCCCAGTTCCCGCTGCACCTGTGGCTCGACGAGGCCATGGAAGGTCCCTTGCCCTCGACCATTCTGCGCAACTCGGTGGTCGTTGCCACCGGCGCCTGGGTGTTGGTCAAAATGTATCCGCTCGTTGCCCTCTCGCCGGTGACGGTCGCGGTCCTCATCGCCATCGGCTCGATCACCGCCCTGGGCGGCTCGCTCGTGGCCCTGGCACAAATTGACGTCAAGCGCGTGCTTTCGTACCTGGTGAGCGCCTATTTGGGTTTGGTGCTCATCGCGGTGGCTGTGGGCCAGCTCTCGACCGCACTGTTGCTGCTGTTGGCCCACGCCCTGGCGATGGCGCTGTTGGTGATGTCCGTAGGATCGGTGGTCTGGAACAATATCAGCCAGGATCTCAGCCAATTGGGCGGTCTGTGGTCGCGTCGGCCCATCACCGCGCTGTGCTATCTGACCGGCTGCTTTGGGTTGGTGGCAGCTTTGCCCCTTGGGGGGCTTTGGGCGCAACTGGAGATGGTCGAGGGGCTCTGGAACGCCCAGCCGCTTCTGGCTGTGCTCGTGGTGGTCGTCAATGCCCTGGCCGGTTTTGCTTTGGGCCGCGTCTTCGGTCTGATTTTCCTGGGCAAGCCCGCCCAGATGACCGTGCGCTCGCCTGAGGCGCCCTGGCCCATAGTGGTGCCGATGACGGTGCTGGCCGGTTTGGTGGTTCACTTTCCCATCGTGCTTGCCACGATCGGCTTGCTGCCGGGCACCGCCGCCAATCCGCTGGCGGTCCCCGCCCTGGTGGCCCTGGTGGTGCCGGGCCTGGCAGGCGTGGTGCTCGGAGCGCGGCTCAGGCCGGTGGAATTGCCCATCCGCCCGGTGCAGGACTGGCTGGCCAACGACTTTTACACCGCCGTCGCCTACAAGAACACCATCGTCTTTGTGATCGGTTTGATTTCGCAGTTCGTTTCACTTTTTGACCGCTATGTGGTCGACGGGTTGGTGAACCTGGTGGGGCAGCTCTCGTTTTTGGGTGGCGAGGGCATCAAGTACAGCACCACCGGCCAGACCCAGTTCTATTTGCTCACGATCATTCTGGGGGTCGTGCTCCTCGGAATGCTGATGATTTAG